cggcgcgcgcggcacGGCGATCGTGTGCGACGGGATGTGCGACTCCAGGTCGGGCTGCCACAGCGCGGGCTcgggcgcgcgcgcgcggcggcgcgaGCGGGCGCAGCGGCGGCGCCGGCGACGCTCGCGGGgggcgcgcgcgggcggcgggggcACGCGGATCGCGTTGTAGATCTCGGTGCGCGGGATGACGCGCCAGCCGCTGGCGGTGCGCGCTAGGCGCAGGCGGTTGCGCGCGTCGTAGTCCTCGCAGCGGACCTCCTGCACGGTGCCGTCGAGCTGGCGCGCCCACAGGAACACGGGCCGCAGGCGCGGGCGCGGGGgctcgggcggcgcgggcgcggcgctgCGCGCGCGGCGCCGGGCGCGGGCGGAgggggcgcggggcgggggTGCGCTGCGGCCGCGCGCGGCATCGAGGCGGGCGGCGCGAGgctcgccgccgccgccgagcGCTCGCGGAGACACTCCGGCCGCCGCACGACACTCTCGGGCGACGACCACGCGAACGCGGCCCCGAGGCGGACTGGCGGCCGCGCTCGCCCCGCCCCCGCGCCccccgcgcgcgccgcgccccgCCCAGCATCGATCGGCCGCCGCCTGCACGCCCTGCACCCGCCGCACGTAAACACCCGCCCgccccgcgcgcgccgccgcctgcGTGCCCTCGTTAATCTTAAATCCATATCTGTGCGCCGCGGCGCTGCCCGGGGCGAGCGGCCCGGGCGAGCGGGAGCTGGCCCGCCCGGCTCGTCGCCGGCTCGGAGCGGGTGCTCGCCGCTTCGGGCTCATGTGGGGCTCATGTTAGTGAAACACGCAGAGGACGCACCGAGCGAGCTACACGCTCATCGGGCCACTCGGCCGAGCGCGCGGCGAGTCGTCGGCCGGAACCGCAGCCGGGGGTCATTACGGCCGGTAACGATCTCTAATCCGAGGGCATCGGACCCCCGTCTGCACTTTGCGGTCGAGCGACAATTTCACAGAGCGCACAATAATTGCCTATAGATATAGTCCGCGGAATTCCGCTTGCTATTTAAATACCTAACTGTTAGCTATGCACAAGTTCAATTACTCGCAAAgtagttttgtattttaaaataaccgatttatttttaaacctttACTATTACACGGGTCCCGATTTCctgtaggtatttttaaaaatctaggAAATGACATTATCTgtgcttaattaataataatagatggcgctgttttagaTACTTGCCCTGATGCATCGTGCATCGCCACCTCTCACCACACGTAGTAGTTCGAGCCTTTTCATGCAGATGGCGGTAACTCGCGATAGCAAGCAAACTTTAATGTTATTGTTTTcattaactatactaatattataaatgcgaaagtaagtctgtctgttaccttttcacggctaaacggctgaaccgatcaagatgaactTTGGTATAATGATAAATGAGACTTTGGAGGTaattataggctacttttggaccctaaaataaaaagggggtgaaataggggttaaaagttttagagttttaaaaatttgttcagaaatcataaaaaaacacGAAATCTAATgtgtttcaagaatttttaaaattcaactctTAAAGTAAAGGTGAAGTAGGGCTGAAAgttaacattgattttcacgcggacgaagtcgcgggcgtctgctagttttaaataatttatagtggtgatctatttaattttttttaattcgtaatATTGAATTTCGATAGAAATATGAAGGACAACAATATCAGCTGTTTTGCAAATTTGCCTGAAACTTATAACATAGCAATTATCACTGGTGAATATTGTATTTACATAATGTAaaacaccccatacaaaatggcacgaaataatgacgtcgtCGCTGAAAGACTAgcgaataattgatttattttgctactcTGTGACTTcgtataggtatattaaaatgaatccatatatctcTTAGTCACGCCATCACTCATAAaaagctggaccgatttcacgattttttttttgtgtttatgtCAGAAGGTTCCTATGAcagaaaaaatttgaaaattgcgcggaaaattagaaaaaggggtaggggtagttgaaagttaacatcgaatttcacgctgacgaagtcgcgggcgtccgctagttaatttataaaaaaacttcgtcttcatccgcgtggaatttagtttttcacaaatcatgaTGATGAGCCatgaaaaccatggattttcccgggataaaaagtagcctatgtgttaatccaggctataatatatcttaacacctaattcggttcagtactcgaggcgtgaaagggtaacaaacattcatatcatcaatttttgcaaatctcgggaaaccatggatttttcgggataaaaagtagcctatgtgtcaatccagagtaaaatctatttccattccaaatttctgccaaatcagtagtagcggcgttaaagagtaacaaacatccatacaaactttcgcgtttataatattagtaggattatagggttaaatgagccgtgatagcccagtggatatgacctctgcccccgattccggagggtgtgggttcgaatccggtccggggtatgcacctccaacttttcagttgtgtgcattttaagaaattaaatatcacgtgtctcaatcggtgaaggaaaacatcgtgaggaaacctgcataccagagaatttcttaattctctgcgtgtgtgaagtctgccaatccgcattaggccagcgtggtggactattggcctaacccctctcattctgagaggagctcagcagtgagccgaatatgggttgataacgacgagggTTAAATAGggggtaattaaaataaaagccgGCAAATATTTTCATGAAATCTTTTTATTATTCCTGTGTGCGAGTGAGTGGTACCGTCGCAGGGTGTTGAGGAGGTAGAGCGAGCCCAGCGCTATCACCAGCGCGGTGCCGCCCGCCACCAGCGCGTAGTGCTCCGTGTCGCCCACCGGCACGTGCCAGGACAGGGGCGCCGTCACCTGCCACCGGACCACCGATCAGTGGCGTGAacaaggcttttaactaggCACTTAACGTACAAGctgtgctgcatactttttttttgtatgtggcAAAATACTAAGTTGGAACCTTATTCCACACATTGCAGggcattctttttttattgcctAACTGTTTGTGTGGGCAGCTTAACTATAgaataatttagtatttaataacgtaatatgtggcattactcaaaaatataaaaataaaaatctttctgtctttcttttagataataatataaaattctttatcCAATACAGGTTAGTAATGAGCGGCTGTTTAAGTATTGCGTAAGCAGGTTTGTTACACTTATTTACCCCTCCACCTCCCTTGTCAGCAAAAGTACCTACTTTCTTTCTTTTGCTGACAAgtttcgcgttccggtacgatgccgtgtagaaaccgaaaggtgtgtggattttcatcctcgtcctaacaagttagcccgcttccattataGATTGcgtcgtcacttaccatcaggtgagattgtaataaacaagggctaatttgtaagcATCATCATCCTTGTCCTTGATCCACTAAGATAGAACGAGAGATTGCAATAGGccgacatatttaattttacctgGAATGGAACCCACAACCGATGCAGAGGATGCAGAAAGCGAGGTTCCTACCCACTGCGTCACACGGCAGTAAAAgtcaaaatccatttatttcaattagacatTTTCGAATCGTCAggaaatattattagataatggtaataataatttgttgaaaactttaaattacaagttatgagggttccaaagccTTCTTTCGAGAAgatcccacaacaaactcagccaaggaaTACATCATTATAACATTAAAACCCTTtgagcccaccaacccgcattgaagcagagTGGTGAGTCcaagttccatatcccctctcctataaagtcATGTAATGGGTCATTAAAAGGCTGGTGGTGATGCTACATACCATAATGATGGGTATTTCTTTCCATGTGCAGTTCTCTTTGGATACATGCTCTGAGCAGAAGTTATTTGGATGTGTCAGCTCAGCATACAAGTCGTCGCAGCGCTCCAGCCGACTGTCAGGGCACAGGAGGTATACCTTGGGCACTGGTATCTCGTTCCTGACCATACTACaaaataacatgaatatttaaaaaactaaataactttaaacagttaaaaaactaaaaaacacgctcttagcacgcactaaaaattacaaatattggatttgaGTCATGTGACCATTTTTTTCGTATGcttgacagcaaaccctttcatttgctCTTCTTTAttgggtcttattatatttaagtaatctttgtaaacctgctttctgatgaataaataaattattattattattattattattttgatatccatattatgggggtggatttcaaacagccaattCACCATCTTGGCTCATGtatcagaactcagagcatgagcaaaatttcattctaatcCTTATAGTTTCAgtgaataaaggctatttttatttattttatatggcTCTATACTCCCAGCAGGTCGGAAAAGACTAGTAGGAGTAGGTGTGGAATACACCAACGGggtagggatcgaaccaccatccctcgtGTCAGACAGCTCTTTCAGTTGAGGTTCTTTAAAATTAGTTGCTACTGAACTAAACAACTACTAACCCTCCACCTTTGGCTGGATTGTGGTATCTGGCATGCACTGGTATATAAATATCAGTCCTGTAATCCCTTACTTTGCTTAAAAGGTGTATCACAATCGGCTCAGACTTCTTGGCTGGGAGCTCTATATTGACTGCAGTTTTGAAGACTGTGTGTATCTGAAATTATGGGAATTCAACAATGAATAAAATTTCTTCAATatgaatattaattgttttaatttctatGGTTCTACACATTTTCagagttttttttgtatgtttaggATTTTCAATTGTTTTAATTGACTCAGGTTTAGTTTAATAGATGGTGTAGTAACAAACCTATTAGTAGCAGTAGTTCACAGATAAGTCAGCTTAGCATGTAACCaagtgaagataaatagacCAAATGTCCACCAATGGGAGCAAAGCAAAAAAGTTtcaaatttacatttacaaattttattacttcTATGATATTAAAGGAGCcatgaatatgacctctgaatCTGATTCCAGAGGTTGTGGAtccgaatccggtctggggcacgcacttccaacttttcagttgtgtgcattttaagaaattaaatatcacgtctcaaatggtgaaggaaaaacattgtgaggaaacctgcataccagaaaattttcttaattctctgggtgtgtaaagtctgccaatccacattgggccaatgtggtggactattggcctaacccctctcattctgagaggatactcgagctcagcagcaagccaaatacgggttgataatgatgatgatgatgatattaaaatgcacatcttACAAAGATCTTACCAAATTAACACATCCGCTGTCATTTATATCATCTATACTGGAGTAGACTCCAGACGGCAAGGTCTGCTCTATGCCCACCATACAGTCTTCATACAACCACCTCTCCTCCTCATTGTCACTGGCAAAGTCTATGTTTATGGTCAAGTTCCTGGAATAATTGCAGTTAAACTTGATTTTGAGCTTCATATTTTGTTaagtaatacaataaaaatataaaaattcaaatttgtcAAGACAGTGAGCACCACATGAGCACTGAAGATGGCATACATTGGTAGCTGGTACCAAAACTTGTGGCCATGTGTAGGTTTAGGTTGTACCTACACATTTCCACAAGTTTTGGGACCAGCTCAGAATTTTGTCTCTATCACACAATGGGTTCAGCAaccttttaaatatttgtctcaTTGATATGAACTATGTAACACTGGAAAATTACTGTTGTTACACAGTTACAGCCACTGGGGCTTTAATAAGGGAAAAAAACAACACTATAATTACATAGACATACAATAATAAGTTTGCCGACAAAATCAAAGAATTCAGCTCCCCTAGCCAAGTGCcatgtcaattctctttctatgatcgctaacggttcgaaaactagaaaaatgtatgggaatgacagatcttgatcacttgacctgtcaatagcaaatgtcattcccatacatctttctagttttcgaagcattagtGATCGCAGAAAGAGAATCatcatgccacttggctaggggtgCAGGAATAGGTATAGGACATAAATGCACACCCACAACTATCTCTAACTAAATTGTCACCAAACAATCTCCTTTGTGCTTTCTCCATCTACTCTTATAAGctgtcaaaattaatttgtatgtttatttcacACTCAACAATGTTTGATTAAAcagggacaacccaccacctcccatggctcTTTTAACCTCTTGGTAATTTGGGCcaaatcgagggagggcgaacccggtacttgctctttgcgtgttcccgggacgccttcttgactccctacaagttattttctcttttcgctccttgtcccttgatactcactctcccccttctgaGGCTGGACGACACAATGTTTGATTAGTCAAAGTGTTCTCTATTTTGTCACTTTGGCAGATTAAATTGTGCAGAATGAGTTGGTACAGGTATGTACAATTTCCTTCAAGCAAGCCACAAAAGAAAAATTTGATTGATTGGCATTCTTTATTCACATATGAAATCACTAATCTGAGTTTTCTAACAAAACATCAATAATTTGCATGTAAGTTAATTGATTACAGAACAGCAGCAGTTACTTAAGTAGCAagattactatttattttaaggtaTAATAAACGAGCATCTTCGTTAAGTGCCCATAACCAATTCATCTTGTACCCATATCTATAAGTTCTGTAGAAGTTACCTGTGAAAACCTTCATTGAGCAGCTTTTGTTCCACTTGTACgtaaaaattgcaatttttgcCTTCAATTTGTTgcaaaaacatgaaaaatatagCTATGCTAACTTGAAACAAAATAACTTGAATTTCGGCATACATGTTATAGAATTATTCGTGGGTGggattttatattgagtagttACTATTGTTTTGATTCCACAATCCACAAGATGTAagtttatgtaataattaatttagatttacgattgtaattgttatttgtaaataaataacttgtttttgaatttttatcacAGATTAAAATTTCCATTTCTTGAAAAACTTATGtcatttgtcaatgtcaaagtttCTCGGAGATTGGTCTCAATAGTCTCAGAGGATTCAATAACTATTTGCGTTCTTTTACGTttggatattttaaaaaaatacgtgaattaaagcaatttatggatttttttgcttctctgtctacgatacGAAATGTTTCTATTTAACTTGTCataatgacatttgacaatattacttgacagcttacaccgggaAAATTCAATTCCaagttttattggctgttttgaacaaatttactgtattgtctatgtttatttgtagacaagggagcgaaacaaaaaaaaatatttatctaaataatgcgggttccaaaaattctgaaaattattttctcaacagtaATTTGTATCTTCCATCCGTAAAAAATTCTGTCGACctacataaaaattataaataacaaaggcccattttgggacatgtccttttatatgagtcaactaccataTGCCTACGATAAAAAATTCGTGAAGTGGCTTACATTAAGTTTTGAATCGTATAGGTACTGAGATAAATACATAATTGACATGCAGTACTCCATTACCCCTTCaaccagggccggaccgtccatacggcgaacggagcggtcgctccaggcgccaaatcctaggaggcgccgaaatggtaaagacaagctcgaaaagaaatttatgtgatgaatttacgtgcgcgaaaggcgccataattggatctcgctccattctaaaatttacctcggtccggcgctgcctTCAACTAGGTGCCTAATCGTTAAGTCTTTGTAGAAATGTGTTCGAGAATAGTCCAACTGGCGGGTTTGAACCTATGACATGGTGCTGAGTACGGCCTGTTAACTGTGAGGCGATTGAGGTGTATTGACCTTAAACTATTATTGACATTACTGACGTTGAAATAGAGTCGAAAATTAATTAGCACGTCTACTAATTCCGGAAAGGCTAAGAAAGCATggatgttaaataattttgacattaATAACTGTCTACTTAAACTTTTAAGTAATAGTTTGACAATAGCAAACTTCGCCATGAGACATGAGATGACCTCATCATTAATTCATTATACCGGCCCTAGGCCTTAACCGAGTGCTGAACTGTCAAGGTCAATATTATTTAACGTGTTATAGTATTGACCTTCAAAAATCCCTGTCGAATGTCCGATTTTTATAGTGTAAGAGATAGTTATCTTTTTATGAGCCCATGCTTTCATGCATGTAGGTATTTAACATACGGTACGATGGGTAACTATAAACCCTAAGGTCACCAGTGTGGTATGCCAGTGAAAAACAAAAGTCCCATGGTAAAAACCAGTGCCCTGCGCGCCTGTTGATTGTTGATTGTTGTTCACAGCAACATTGAGACAGGACGGCGGCTCCACCTTGAGTCATTGCCGTCAATTACGAGCGCGGGGACTACGGCGCCCATCGATTTGCGCACTGCGGGACATTCCAGAACATTTGTTGCGACTGTTGATTGTTGCAGCAACATTGAGACAGGACGGCAGCTCCACCTTGAGTCATTGTCGTCAATTACGAGCGCGGGGACTACGGCGCCCATCGGTTTGCGCACTGCGGGACATTCCAGAACATTTGTTGCGACTGTTGATTGTTGCAGCAACATTGAGACAGGACGGCAGCTGCACCTTGAGTCATTGCCGTCAATTACGAGCGTGAGGAGTACGGGGCATTGCGGGATATTCCGCAAAGGACCGgtcatttttcatacattgctgGGCCCAGATTTGATGAATGCACCGTTACAATGTGCCAATTAGTGTCATTTATTAGAAAACAATATCAGTTTTACACtagtttaattttagtttgatCGACAAGTACCTTTAACGTAAATTGTAAAATGCACGATAGCAAGtacacacattaaaaaaaatattagcaactACGATTGCgatttaatatacctaaaataaaggagttttcgttatttttttttgtaacgtgctgggcccaaaatggtcggtctcctttATCAGTTCTTAATCCATTAAAAGTTCATTATTCAGGGCTGGCGATAAACTtcgttaacaataaaattaaaatgattttaacaTGTATAAATGATATCATGTCATGGAATCGAGGTTACATCGTTCAACATTCAAAATGCTAGTGTCAATTCTCACTTGTAGACTAGTAAGCGACAGGCAATTAGCCGTCATTAATATTGTCAAAGTAACGCTAACTACgtaccccccggtgacgccgctcaGGTCCCCTacggagcctacggcacttacacaatcagaaaaaaaaagctaacaACGTATCTGCCCAAAACATGTTAGGTGTGGTCACCCTACAACACGAGTGATCAACAGTCAAGAAGCCGGTCGCCAGTGCTCGCGGACGCTCGGCGGAGGTTGCCAGTGCGCTGTCGCTGTGACACACAAACCGACAACTGTTATTATTCAGTGCGCATCCACATTCCACTGCACTGCACGGACATTCCTGAGGTACTTGCTTgtattactttatatttacaCTTAGTGAATAAACGCGAAAATGTTTTGTAAAACATGGATGGCGGTTTGAATTTGGAAGTCTCAGGGctgtcaactttttttttattcgatatttattttatctttggcAAAACTACactattaactttattttaaactaatgcATTTGCATTTTTtgcagtaataatattattttcatatagcGGGTACACATAAAGCCGTCGGTACCGGTGATTATCAATTGACAaattctgatagtgatcgttacaaaatcaaacgCTAATAACCTTAAGCCCACTAACCCGCAGGGGCAGCGTCTAAAAGTCCTATTCGTATAATGGAAGGAGGTCCTATGTGGGGTGACAATGATAACGAAAATTATGAGTTACAAACCTACCTACTACAACTGAAACTAATTATGTTTggattttaattgaattaaagattTGTGTTTCGCGCGTATTACCCATGATACCTACTCAGGCAATAATTTCACTTCCACAATTAGTATCACGAATGTAAAGACACctcataaaaataatgaaatctatCAAAAGGTTTAAGCTATAAAGCGAGCcaaaaatgtaatctaaatcacagaatacatattatgtacctacctacactaAACTTACATATTACTTAGgataagtgcagtgttggtcgaccccccactaggtggaccgaagacaacaagcgggttgcagggagccgctggatgctggcggctcgagaatatgctatgtccagcagtggacgtccatcggctggtaatgatgatgatgatgatttgtcgAACTCGGTTCTTCATACCACTTAACATGAACAACAACTCTACAAAGCTACCCACAcagtataatatgttttctgtgatgtTGTCAATAACTTATATCAAGTTGTAAAAGTCTAAAGGCTTGACAAGAAAAGAAGCCCACTAAGTTTTAGTAATATACAActataaaagtaggtacttttatagTCTTTAGCACACTTTTCTCACATTATAAGGTCGTCAACCCTGTTTGGGAGTCACATTGGGCGTTTTGCAAACATCTCGAGCTATCGGCGAATACATTTTTTGACCCGCACTACCCGTAAGCTGATACTCACTTGGTCGTCGACCGAAATGCTAATAAGCGAAGATAATTACACGGACTTTTATTTATCTAGAGGCCGTTTTTCTATTCAGTAGTATTAAAAGGCGTGTCATATTTGCTACCTATGATGAAGTCACGAAACGAACAAAAGTTATCAAAGTTATttcaattgattattattattgatgatcATTAGTATTGTACGATGTTTTAAGTTTAAGACTTTTCTTGTCACCTTACTTTACTTGATTTAACATCTTAACATAAcctgaagtttcaaaagtgatAGTACACTTACACAAGtacacaaataaatgaattttgattcgACATACAAAATATAGACTCAAAACAGAAAGAGATTTCCCCCGCGAAAAAAATGACTCAAAACAGAAAAAAGACAATCTAAAAGTAAACAGCCACAAACATGTACCTATACTTACGTTACGCCTCTGACGATCACGTTTACCGTCAAGTCTGAAGGCAGTTTAGAGATGTAGACAgcgaaaaaaatatggaaaccTTGCCCATAaccatatttcgatattttccTGTCCACATCCTTCAGACTTGACTTGGTGTTATGTTATGTCTTACGGCGTTTACGTTTGTTTGGTCTATACGCCACTCTTAAGTGGGGCAAGCAAAACATCTTACTATCCGCTCATCAACTAACTAATCTTGTAGAGTTATACAATAtcattgttatataaataatatcttgCAATCCGATCTATCTTCTTCTCCTTAGCTTTGtacattacacaaatattttggcCACGCTTcgtatacataataaatacgcGGTATCTATCTTGATACTAGTCCCTGAAGATAACTAAAACAATAACACCATTTTCACACCATTGTAATCAGAAAACATGAGTTAAATTTCCAACAATTTGTAAACCTTATTCTTAATTCAGAGACGTGATATttcagtagatatgacctctgccttagattcagagggcgtaggttcgaatccggtcaggggtatgtgcattttaagaaattaaatatcacgtgtctgaaccggtgaaggaaaaacatcgagaggaaatcttcatacctgagaattttcttaattctctaggcgtgtgaagtctgccaatccgcatttggccagcgtggtggactaagtaTCTATTCTGCAAAAATCGGCTctgactttataatatttatttaaacaactaaCCTTATTACCTACGCACAATGAAACAATAGTTTCGTAAATAGAtgatataagtataaatatagatagaagCAGAAACCTCTTATTTTTTGCCAATAACTACCTAGTCCATACGCGAAAAGTTTTGCAAGGCATGATATGGTACCGGTTATAgcgggttatagtttttttttctcattaaattatttgaattatgtaTATTATCTGCTTAGTTCTATACCCACACcattaatttaaacttaattatgtatgaaactattaataattattaaaaaaaatttattaagttatttta
This genomic stretch from Bicyclus anynana chromosome 14, ilBicAnyn1.1, whole genome shotgun sequence harbors:
- the LOC112057659 gene encoding phosphatidylinositol-glycan biosynthesis class X protein isoform X2, whose translation is MEKAQRRLFGDNLVRDSCGNLTINIDFASDNEEERWLYEDCMVGIEQTLPSGVYSSIDDINDSGCVNLIHTVFKTAVNIELPAKKSEPIVIHLLSKVRDYRTDIYIPVHARYHNPAKGGGMVRNEIPVPKVYLLCPDSRLERCDDLYAELTHPNNFCSEHVSKENCTWKEIPIIMVTAPLSWHVPVGDTEHYALVAGGTALVIALGSLYLLNTLRRYHSLAHRNNKKIS
- the LOC112057659 gene encoding phosphatidylinositol-glycan biosynthesis class X protein isoform X1 codes for the protein MYAEIQVILFQVSIAIFFMFLQQIEGKNCNFYVQVEQKLLNEGFHRNLTINIDFASDNEEERWLYEDCMVGIEQTLPSGVYSSIDDINDSGCVNLIHTVFKTAVNIELPAKKSEPIVIHLLSKVRDYRTDIYIPVHARYHNPAKGGGMVRNEIPVPKVYLLCPDSRLERCDDLYAELTHPNNFCSEHVSKENCTWKEIPIIMVTAPLSWHVPVGDTEHYALVAGGTALVIALGSLYLLNTLRRYHSLAHRNNKKIS